The following are from one region of the Mangifera indica cultivar Alphonso chromosome 14, CATAS_Mindica_2.1, whole genome shotgun sequence genome:
- the LOC123196142 gene encoding photosystem II reaction center W protein, chloroplastic-like yields the protein MATISAAASTSSVTRATLVHRPPTGASASPVLGLPRMAMKGKVRFSMKGKQDNKPCLGMSASVLAAACAATMSNPAAMALVDERMTTEGTGLPFGLSNNLLGWILLGVFGLIWALYFPYTASLDEDEDSGLSL from the exons ATGGCCACCATTTCCGCCGCTGCCTCAACTTCTTCGGTCACCCGAGCCACTCTTGTTCACAGGCCTCCCACCGGGGCGTCTGCATCACCTGTTCTTG ggTTGCCACGAATGGCAATGAAGGGGAAAGTAAGGTTTTCCATGAAGGGAAAGCAGGACAATAAGCCATGCTTGGGAATGAGCGCATCAGTGTTGGCAGCTGCCTGCGCAGCCACCATGTCAAACCCTGCAGCCATGGCTCTGGTGGATGAGAGAATGACCACTGAAGGAACAGGTCTTCCATTTGGTTTGAGCAACAATCTTCTTGGGTGGATTCTTTTGGGTGTGTTTGGTCTAATTTGGGCTCTTTATTTCCCTTACACTGCTAGTCTTGATGAAGACGAAGACTCTGGATTGTCCCTTTGA